The following proteins are encoded in a genomic region of Hirundo rustica isolate bHirRus1 chromosome 3, bHirRus1.pri.v3, whole genome shotgun sequence:
- the ABCG8 gene encoding ATP-binding cassette sub-family G member 8 has protein sequence MKETTDSVSLGDASWSQTKTQDTIFHSEEDNSLYFTYSGKSNVLEVKELNYQVNTASQIPWYENLAQMKMPWTWKSDPRSHLSVIQNLNLKVQSGQMLAIIGSTAGGKTSLLDVITCRDHGGKIKSGQVMINNKPSTPQLVRKCIAHVRQDDRLLPHLTVRETLLFVAKLRLPKFFSDSQRKKRVEDVIAELRLRQCANTRVGNEYLRGVSGGERRRVSIGVQLLWNPGILILDEPTSGLDSFTAHNLVITLSRLARGNRLVLLSLHQPRSDIFQLFDLVLLMTSGLTVYCGTAKDMVQYFTELGYPCPRYSNPADFYVDLTSIDKQTAEKEMESRKRANALASLFVEKVKHFDDFLWKATEGDNAETTVIKQRNSEEVLNMPHHSSDQLPGALKQFTILLSRQISNDFRDISTLLIHGFEALLMSLLIGFLYYGHEKNGLSIRDTTALLYMIGALIPFTIILDVIAKCHSERAMLYHDLEGGMYSVSPYFFAKILGELPEHCIFVIIYGIPIYWLANLVPEPEHFLLNFLLLWLAVYSARAMALWVSALLPTLQLSAFLGNVLFTSFYLSGGFVISLNSLWTVPFWVSKISFLRWNFQGMMQVQFTDTTYEMTDRNITYQIPGKLITRALDLDSHPLYVSYLVLTGIICSFLLLYYLSLRFIKQKSTQDW, from the exons ATGAAGGAAACTACTGACAGCGTCTCTCTGGGCGATGCCAGCTGGAGCCAG ACCAAGACCCAGGATACTATTTTTCACTCTGAAGAAGATAACAGTCTTTATTTCACATACAGTGGAAAATCAAACGTTCTGGAGGTCAAAGAACTCAACTACCAG GTTAACACAGCATCCCAGATTCCCTGGTATGAGAACCTTGCTCAGATGAAAATGCCCTGGACCTGGAAATCGGATCCCCGTTCCCACCTGTCAGTCATCCAAAATCTGAATCTAAAAGTGCAAAGCGGTCAGATGCTTGCAATTATAGGAAGCACTG cCGGTGGAAAGACATCCTTGCTTGACGTGATAACCTGCCGGGATCATGGAGGCAAAATCAAGTCTGGTCAAGTCATGATCAACAACAAACCCAGCACTCCCCAGCTTGTTAGGAAATGCATAGCACACGTGAGGCAGGATGACCGACTGCTCCCCCACCTGACTGTCAGAGAAACACTATTGTTCGTTGCCAAACTGCGCCTTCCAAAGTTTTTTTCAGactcacaaaggaaaaaaagg GTGGAAGATGTGATCGCAGAGCTCCGCCTGCGGCAATGCGCCAACACCAGGGTGGGCAACGAGTACCTGCGGGGCGTCTCCGGGGGAGAGAGGCGCAGGGTGAGCATCGGcgtgcagctgctctggaacCCGG GAATACTCATACTTGATGAACCCACGTCTGGACTGGACAGTTTTACTGCACATAACCTTGTGATAACATTATCCAGACTGGCCAGAGGAAACAGATTGGTTCTTCTTTCACTTCATCAGCCCCGGTCAGATATCTTCCAACTGTTTGATTTGGTTCTTCTGATGACTTCTGGACTCACTGTGTACTGTGGAACAGCTAAAGACATGGTCCAGTATTTCACAGAACTAGGCTATCCCTGCCCAAGGTACAGCAATCCTGCAGATTTCTACG TTGACTTGACCAGTATCGATAAACAGACTGcagaaaaggagatggaaaGCCGAAAAAGAGCAAATGCTCTTGCCAGCTTGTTTGTAGAAAAGGTCAAACATTTTGATGATTTCTTATGGAAAGCTACTGAGGGAGACAATGCTGAGACCACAGTCATCAAGCAGAG gaattcagAGGAAGTTCTCAATATGCCTCACCATTCAAGTGATCAATTACCAGGAGCCTTAAAGCAGTTCACTATATTATTGAG TCGACAAATCTCCAATGACTTCAGAGATATTTCAACATTATTAATCCATGGATTTGAAGCCCTTCTTATGTCATTACTAATTGGATTTTTGTACTATGGCCACGAAAAGAACGGACTCTCTATTCGTGACACAACAGCGCTGCTGTACATGATAGGTGCCCTaatcccattcactatcattttGGATGTTATCGCCAAAT GTCATTCAGAAAGAGCAATGCTTTATCATGACTTGGAGGGTGGAATGTACTCTGTCAGCCCATACTTCTTTGCTAAG ATTCTGGGGGAGCTCCCAGAACACTGCATTTTTGTTATAATTTATGGGATTCCCATCTACTGGCTGGCAAACCTTGTTCCTGAGCCAGAACACTTCCTGCTGAACTTCCTGCTGTTGTGGTTGGCTGTTTACAGTGCCCGTGCCATGGCACTTTGGGTGTCAGCTCTGCTGCCGACATTACAGCTCTCAGCCTTCCTTGGCAATGTCCTCTTCACGTCCTTCTACCTGAGTGGGGGCTTTGTGATAAGCCTGAACAGCCTCTGGACAG TTCCTTTCTGGGTTTCAAAGATCTCTTTTCTCAGATGGAATTTTCAAGGAATGATGCAAGTTCAGTTCACTGACACCACATATGAAATGACTGATCGAAACATTACTTACCAAATACCAGGGAAACTT ATCACTCGGGCTCTGGACCTGGACTCCCACCCTCTCTACGTGAGCTACCTTGTCCTCACTGGCATAATTTGCAGCTTCCTGCTTTTATACTATTTGTCTCTGCGCTTTATCAAGCAGAAATCAACGCAAGACTGGTAA